The Thiomonas sp. FB-Cd genome includes a window with the following:
- a CDS encoding nucleotidyltransferase domain-containing protein, whose product MGNQRRLSANRDFLLFPELRKIALKTVGLAEPLCAALKPIAKSLSEAFIFGSVATGSDTSESDIDVALVGNVDLFAVSPLIDHAEQLLGRRVHVSIYNQEEWAADNDAVLSKIKHGPRLELMETLRGQTR is encoded by the coding sequence GTGGGCAACCAGCGCCGCTTGTCGGCGAATCGGGACTTCTTGCTCTTTCCAGAGTTGCGCAAGATTGCGCTGAAGACCGTGGGGTTGGCGGAGCCGCTGTGTGCGGCACTCAAGCCTATCGCGAAGTCGCTGTCCGAGGCATTCATTTTTGGCTCGGTTGCGACTGGCAGTGATACCTCGGAAAGTGACATCGATGTGGCGCTGGTGGGCAATGTCGATTTGTTTGCCGTATCTCCCTTGATTGACCATGCGGAACAGCTACTCGGACGTCGAGTTCACGTGAGCATCTACAACCAAGAAGAGTGGGCTGCGGACAACGATGCGGTTCTCTCGAAAATCAAGCATGGCCCTCGTTTGGAACTGATGGAGACGTTGCGTGGCCAGACCCGTTGA
- a CDS encoding RNA-guided endonuclease TnpB family protein, translated as MQVKRAYRFRFDPTPEQVDALARTFGCARFAYNHMLRLRSDAWMQRQERVGYHETSAALTMLKKTPEHAWLNEVSSVPVQQALRHLNTAFSNFFAKRARYPSFKRKDGPQAAEYTTSAFRWDAGRRELRLAKMDTPLDIRWSRTLPKVAKLTTVTISRDTAGRYFAALLCDDVVTSRKAASGQVGIDLGLTHFAILSNGEKIASPKAFRKNESGLAKWQRRMARAKLGSKNRAKLKLKVAALHAHITDARRDFLHKLSTRLISENQVIAVETLSVSNMQRNRSLAKSISDASWAEFVRQLEYKAQWYGRTLIGIDRWYPSSKRCSVCGHTKTTMPLSVRTWACPECGTTHDRDINAARNVLAAGLAVSAHGEAVSPVSL; from the coding sequence ATGCAGGTCAAGCGCGCCTATCGCTTTCGCTTCGACCCGACGCCCGAGCAAGTTGACGCACTGGCTCGAACCTTCGGGTGCGCACGCTTCGCTTACAACCACATGCTGCGACTGCGCAGCGACGCCTGGATGCAGCGCCAGGAGCGCGTGGGCTACCACGAAACCTCCGCCGCGCTGACCATGCTCAAGAAGACGCCCGAGCATGCGTGGCTGAACGAAGTCAGCAGCGTGCCCGTGCAGCAGGCGCTGCGGCACCTGAACACCGCGTTCTCGAACTTCTTCGCCAAGCGAGCCCGGTACCCGTCCTTCAAGCGCAAGGACGGGCCGCAGGCGGCCGAGTACACCACCAGCGCATTCCGATGGGACGCGGGCCGGCGCGAGTTGCGTCTGGCGAAGATGGACACGCCGCTGGACATCCGCTGGTCGCGCACCTTACCCAAGGTGGCCAAGCTCACGACCGTGACCATCTCGCGCGACACTGCGGGGCGGTACTTCGCCGCGCTGCTGTGCGACGACGTGGTCACGTCCAGGAAGGCCGCATCCGGCCAGGTCGGCATCGACCTGGGGCTCACCCACTTCGCGATCCTCTCGAATGGCGAGAAGATCGCATCCCCCAAGGCCTTTCGCAAGAACGAATCTGGACTTGCGAAATGGCAGCGCCGCATGGCGCGAGCCAAGCTCGGCTCGAAGAACCGGGCGAAGTTGAAGTTGAAAGTTGCTGCGCTGCATGCGCACATCACGGACGCGCGCAGGGACTTCCTGCACAAGCTCTCGACCCGACTGATCAGCGAAAACCAAGTGATCGCCGTCGAGACGCTGTCCGTGTCGAACATGCAGCGCAACCGCAGCCTGGCGAAATCGATCAGCGACGCAAGCTGGGCGGAGTTTGTCAGGCAGCTCGAGTACAAAGCGCAGTGGTACGGGCGCACATTGATCGGCATCGATCGCTGGTATCCATCCAGCAAGCGATGCTCCGTGTGCGGCCACACCAAGACGACGATGCCGCTGTCCGTGCGCACCTGGGCTTGCCCAGAGTGTGGCACGACCCACGACCGCGACATCAACGCCGCGCGCAACGTCTTGGCCGCAGGACTTGCGGTGTCAGCCCATGGAGAGGCTGTAAGTCCCGTCTCGCTGTAA
- the hflX gene encoding GTPase HflX: MQPDTQEKPLDAVVAAVQTPDVSDADFESSLAELRELAKTLGYRVVQTFIQKRASFDTTAYLGAGKRDEVRAYVESHANTRHDDPPGHATNPEFDGVQVLLIDHEISPSQARNLEKDVGCEVMDRTMVILEIFHRHARSRAARAQVEIARLGYMAPRLREAAKLAGPQGRQRSGTGGRGAGESHTELDRRKIRDRIAELQMEINAMGTERQTQRARRQQGQGVASVALVGYTNAGKSTLMRALTGSEVLVANKLFATLDTTVRMLQPESVPRVLVSDTVGFIKNLPHGLVESFKSTLDEALDASLLLHVIDASDPGFERQRQVTDDVLAEIGAQDVPRIRVFNKIDHVGDTQAQLEFAREMRTKYPSCVVMSARCADDVAKLHSIIVAFFQTDLIEAELLVPWSAQQLRREIYANCEVLAESADETGAVFRVRGEESTIRALREHATSGVTAEHASRAVEADPT, from the coding sequence ATGCAGCCCGACACCCAGGAGAAGCCGCTCGACGCCGTCGTCGCCGCGGTACAGACGCCCGATGTGAGCGATGCCGATTTCGAGTCCTCGCTCGCCGAGCTGCGGGAACTGGCCAAGACCCTGGGCTACCGGGTCGTGCAGACTTTCATCCAGAAGCGCGCCAGCTTCGACACGACGGCGTATCTCGGCGCGGGCAAGCGCGACGAAGTGCGTGCCTATGTCGAAAGCCACGCCAACACCAGGCATGACGATCCGCCGGGCCACGCGACGAACCCGGAATTCGACGGCGTCCAGGTGCTGCTGATCGATCACGAAATCTCGCCTTCCCAGGCGCGCAATCTGGAGAAGGACGTGGGATGCGAGGTGATGGACCGGACCATGGTCATACTCGAGATCTTCCATCGCCACGCGCGCTCGCGTGCCGCCCGCGCCCAGGTCGAGATTGCGCGCCTGGGATACATGGCGCCGCGGCTTCGCGAAGCGGCCAAGCTGGCCGGGCCGCAAGGCCGGCAACGAAGCGGCACCGGCGGCCGAGGTGCCGGCGAGTCGCACACCGAGCTGGATCGGCGCAAGATCCGCGACCGCATCGCGGAGCTGCAAATGGAAATCAACGCCATGGGCACCGAGCGCCAGACCCAGCGCGCGCGCCGCCAGCAAGGCCAGGGCGTGGCAAGCGTGGCATTGGTGGGTTACACGAACGCGGGCAAATCCACGCTGATGCGCGCACTCACCGGCAGCGAGGTGCTGGTGGCCAACAAACTGTTCGCGACCCTGGACACCACGGTGCGCATGCTCCAACCCGAGAGCGTGCCGCGTGTGCTGGTCAGCGATACCGTGGGGTTCATCAAGAACCTCCCGCACGGATTGGTCGAGTCGTTCAAGTCCACGCTGGACGAAGCGCTGGACGCGTCGTTGCTGCTGCACGTGATCGACGCCAGCGATCCCGGATTCGAACGCCAGCGCCAGGTGACGGACGACGTGCTGGCCGAAATCGGTGCGCAGGACGTGCCGCGCATTCGAGTATTCAACAAGATTGACCACGTCGGCGACACGCAGGCGCAGTTGGAATTCGCACGCGAAATGCGCACCAAGTACCCCTCGTGCGTCGTGATGAGCGCGCGCTGCGCTGACGACGTTGCGAAATTGCACTCGATCATTGTGGCATTTTTCCAGACGGACCTGATCGAGGCCGAGCTGCTCGTGCCGTGGTCAGCGCAGCAACTGCGCCGAGAGATCTACGCGAACTGCGAAGTGCTGGCCGAAAGCGCAGACGAAACGGGTGCCGTGTTCCGCGTGCGCGGCGAGGAATCGACGATCCGCGCACTGCGTGAGCATGCCACCTCAGGCGTGACCGCCGAGCATGCGTCGCGCGCCGTCGAGGCCGACCCAACGTGA
- a CDS encoding zinc ribbon domain-containing protein, whose protein sequence is MTPPARTASPERRCASGRARKGNARAHVQSINHKCGRSRGIGPAFGHIDTDNRPSQAVFVCARCGATDNADANASRVIAQRGVIRIFSGAYREPDRKCTMRLPQEQRGPEQSDVTPAETKCSRGAGSSPTVGSTKDTPRARQRHAFSGGRVHLSAGNRSAKYRHRALWSWRPTPV, encoded by the coding sequence TTGACCCCTCCTGCCCGGACGGCTTCGCCTGAGCGACGCTGTGCGTCGGGCCGGGCGAGGAAGGGGAATGCGCGGGCACATGTTCAATCAATAAATCACAAATGCGGCCGTTCGCGTGGGATTGGACCCGCGTTCGGCCACATTGACACCGACAACAGGCCTTCACAGGCTGTGTTCGTCTGTGCGCGCTGCGGGGCCACGGACAACGCCGACGCCAACGCATCCCGTGTGATTGCCCAGCGCGGCGTGATTCGGATTTTCTCTGGCGCGTACCGGGAGCCAGATCGCAAGTGCACGATGCGCCTGCCCCAGGAACAGCGAGGGCCGGAACAGTCCGATGTCACGCCTGCGGAGACAAAGTGCAGTCGCGGCGCTGGAAGCAGCCCCACGGTCGGGTCAACGAAGGACACCCCTCGCGCGCGACAACGCCATGCGTTTAGCGGCGGGAGAGTTCATCTCAGCGCTGGCAATAGGAGCGCGAAATACCGCCACAGAGCGCTATGGTCTTGGCGGCCGACTCCGGTCTGA
- a CDS encoding RNA-guided endonuclease TnpB family protein produces MQRRKVTLKLYPNAAQMARLEAWTRLHCELYNAALEERIDAWRKAGKHVSYYDQQNVLPQIKADRPEFNELGSHALQQTLRRLDLAFQAFFRRVQAGQTPGFPRFKAAKRFSGFAYPDPSGWKLMQHGGRGATLRIGSGEAAMSIRARGRHRFGPDAKPNDITLTRRGGQWFVSVTLRVPDAACARQRTEEQRRGVDFGVTDWATFDDGQTIANPRWVREELPHLAALQRERARKRNGSLRFKRLGRRIAKLHDRIGNLRRDFVHKETTRMVQQCAVLATEQLAPKTMSRSARGTVETPGRRVRQKSGLNREMLSAAFGMAHQMLAYKAEEAGTRLHLSNTRQLKPSQRCSACWEIVPKTLAQREHACPHCGHVMQRDQNSALVVLIDANTPGTGVAARPKPLPRQRGKSRSLTRETPTTAPSGA; encoded by the coding sequence ATGCAACGGCGCAAAGTCACGCTCAAGCTGTATCCCAATGCCGCGCAGATGGCGCGGCTGGAGGCGTGGACGCGGCTGCACTGCGAGTTGTACAACGCGGCGCTCGAAGAACGCATCGATGCCTGGCGCAAGGCCGGCAAGCATGTCTCCTACTACGACCAACAAAACGTCCTACCGCAGATCAAGGCAGATCGGCCTGAGTTCAACGAACTCGGCAGTCATGCCTTGCAGCAGACGCTGCGCCGCCTCGACCTGGCCTTCCAGGCGTTCTTTCGCCGGGTCCAAGCCGGGCAGACGCCCGGCTTTCCGCGTTTCAAGGCAGCGAAGCGGTTCTCGGGCTTCGCGTATCCAGACCCGTCGGGATGGAAGCTCATGCAGCACGGCGGCCGTGGCGCGACGCTGCGTATCGGCAGCGGCGAGGCCGCCATGTCCATCCGGGCGCGCGGGCGTCACCGCTTCGGGCCGGATGCCAAGCCCAACGACATCACGCTGACGCGCCGCGGCGGCCAGTGGTTCGTGTCGGTGACGCTGCGCGTGCCGGACGCCGCCTGTGCACGCCAGCGCACCGAGGAGCAGCGCCGGGGTGTGGACTTCGGCGTCACCGACTGGGCCACGTTCGACGATGGACAGACCATCGCCAACCCGCGCTGGGTGCGCGAGGAACTGCCGCACCTTGCGGCATTGCAGCGCGAACGCGCCAGAAAGCGCAACGGGTCGTTGCGTTTCAAGAGGCTCGGGCGTCGGATCGCCAAGCTGCACGATCGCATCGGCAATTTGCGCCGGGACTTCGTGCACAAGGAAACGACCAGGATGGTGCAGCAATGCGCAGTGCTGGCGACGGAGCAACTGGCTCCGAAGACCATGAGTCGCAGCGCCCGAGGTACGGTGGAGACACCGGGGCGGCGCGTGAGGCAGAAGTCCGGACTCAACCGAGAAATGCTCTCGGCAGCGTTCGGCATGGCGCATCAGATGCTCGCGTACAAAGCGGAAGAAGCTGGCACGCGACTGCACCTGAGTAACACGCGCCAACTCAAACCGTCGCAGCGCTGCTCAGCCTGTTGGGAGATCGTGCCCAAGACGTTGGCGCAGCGCGAGCATGCGTGTCCGCACTGCGGTCACGTCATGCAACGCGACCAGAACAGCGCGTTGGTGGTGCTCATCGACGCAAACACGCCTGGAACGGGCGTGGCGGCGAGACCCAAACCTCTGCCACGGCAACGTGGCAAGTCCAGGTCCTTGACCCGCGAAACCCCCACTACAGCGCCGTCAGGCGCTTAG
- a CDS encoding SGNH/GDSL hydrolase family protein produces the protein MHHILVYSDSLSWGIIPTTRKRLAFEERWPGVMEISLGSSAKKVRVIEDCLNGRRTVWDDPFKPGRNGLAGLAQRIEIHSPLDVVVLMLGTNDFQSMHEHNAWHSSQGILALVSAVRTAPIEPGMPVPQILVIAPPPIRTPKGPIAPKFTGGEVKCMGLAAAYRAVCEEVGCHFFDAGGVITSSNVDGVHLDLEQHLALGHAVAEVVKPLLLTSLPS, from the coding sequence ATGCACCATATCCTTGTCTATTCCGATTCGCTGTCCTGGGGCATCATTCCCACGACACGAAAGCGTCTCGCCTTCGAAGAGCGTTGGCCAGGTGTCATGGAGATTTCGCTCGGTTCGTCCGCGAAGAAGGTACGCGTCATTGAGGACTGCCTCAACGGTCGTCGCACGGTTTGGGACGATCCGTTTAAACCTGGACGAAACGGTCTTGCCGGGTTGGCTCAACGAATCGAGATTCACTCGCCGCTTGACGTTGTCGTCCTTATGCTCGGAACCAACGACTTCCAGTCCATGCACGAGCACAACGCATGGCATTCCTCCCAAGGCATACTGGCGCTTGTATCCGCCGTCCGCACTGCGCCAATCGAGCCAGGCATGCCCGTGCCACAAATCCTTGTGATTGCACCGCCGCCCATCCGAACGCCGAAAGGACCGATTGCGCCAAAATTTACGGGTGGCGAAGTCAAGTGCATGGGGTTGGCCGCCGCCTACCGTGCGGTGTGCGAAGAAGTCGGTTGCCATTTCTTCGATGCTGGAGGCGTCATCACGTCAAGCAACGTCGATGGAGTGCATCTTGACCTTGAGCAGCATTTGGCGCTTGGTCATGCGGTGGCCGAAGTTGTTAAGCCGCTGCTCTTGACGAGCTTGCCCTCTTAG
- a CDS encoding GH36-type glycosyl hydrolase domain-containing protein has protein sequence MSRSRTVKPGSCRNLSHLRPDVHLLSNDEYHVMLTSSGGGYSRWKDLAVTRWRDDATSDHWGPFCYIRDLASGQVWSTTYQPTLKRGDVYETVFSEGLAIVRRLDHGISIEMEIAVSPFDDVELRRIRISNQSLGKRAIEITSYAEIVLTSNAADSTHPAFEKLFVETEILPAQQAVLCTRRVSSARDHPASAFHLLQASKPALGGVSYNTDRADFIGRGRTVEHPQAMDHAAMLSGRSGSVLDAAVSIRYPLELEPGETVVVRWLCGVAQTRKVCLQDIERYRSGAAADQILVDAAKRGRETLHRLAMSEGDVQLYAGLASSLIYANASMRAGPGIIASNNQGQSALWAHSISGDLPIALLQVKCPSQGDVVREFVQAHAYWRWHGLKVDTVFLCESDRGTVSLADLQALLLRSSSACNTAELMNQPGGLWLRDAKDVSPSDRVLLQTASRIVMHDGDGSLSQQLARRSATKAPAPSAADRHAGNADDATKPSLPAPAHDLLLMDCGLGGFSADGREYVITVKPGQMTPAPWINVLANPSFGSLISESGSANTWSENAQTYRLTPWSNDPVGDANTEAYYIRDEDNGQFWSPTLLPTPGAAPYVTRHGFGYSVFGHSEHGIDSELIVYVAIDAPIKFAALKLHNTSTVVRRLSVTAYVEWVLGDEHAKTRMFVGTAIAAGSGAIFARNPYNTDFAGRVAFLDVDGIAKATVCGDRQAFLGRNGTLRNPAAMSQPLLGGAVGFALDPCAAIRVPQTLAPGQTCELIFRLGAAESDAVAASLVHRWRGAAAAHDALDAVKQHWALTLGAVQVETPDPALDVLVNGWLVYQVLACRLWGRTAFYQSSGAFGFRDQLQDVMALVHATPDLVREHLLRSASRQFPEGDVQHWWHPPAGRGIRTRCSDDALWLPLATCRYVEVTGDHAVLDVIVPFIDGAALKPDAVSDYALPTRSEQTASLYTHCVRAIEHGSRFGEHGLPLMGSGDWNDGMNLVGVRGKGESVWLGFFLHTVLSQFGDIARRRGDAKFASHCASEATRLRDAIEQQCWDGDWYRRGWFDDGSPLGTSSNAECQIDSIAQSWAVLSGAAQATRARRAMHAVDTRLVRRDAALIELLAPPFNHSDPSPGYIQGYVGGVRENGGQYTHGAVWVAMACAALGDADRAWELFNMLNPIQHANSPKAIAVYKTEPYVMASDVYACAPHIGRGGWTWYTGSAGWMYRFIVESLLGLQRVGNRLRFAPRMPQSWTSFKVHYRYLKTTYHITLKKAAASEGEPRLSLDGVDRPGVVLVLLDDGLEHRVSVQCPTQEEPH, from the coding sequence ATGAGCAGATCTCGGACCGTCAAGCCAGGTTCATGCCGCAACTTGAGTCATTTGCGTCCCGACGTGCATTTGCTGTCGAATGATGAATACCACGTCATGCTCACAAGCTCCGGTGGTGGCTACAGCCGATGGAAGGATCTTGCTGTTACCCGCTGGCGCGACGATGCAACCAGCGATCACTGGGGACCGTTTTGCTATATCCGCGATCTCGCGAGTGGGCAGGTTTGGTCGACGACGTATCAGCCGACGTTGAAACGGGGAGATGTCTACGAAACGGTGTTCTCGGAAGGGCTGGCAATCGTGCGCCGGCTTGATCATGGCATAAGCATCGAAATGGAAATTGCGGTCTCGCCGTTCGATGACGTGGAGCTCCGCAGAATCAGGATCAGCAACCAATCGCTCGGCAAGAGAGCGATTGAAATCACAAGTTATGCGGAAATCGTGCTTACGTCGAATGCAGCGGATTCCACGCATCCTGCATTTGAAAAGCTGTTCGTAGAAACGGAAATCTTGCCTGCACAGCAAGCCGTCTTGTGCACCCGCCGGGTGAGCAGTGCCAGGGACCACCCGGCATCGGCGTTTCACCTGCTGCAGGCATCGAAACCGGCTTTGGGGGGTGTGTCTTACAACACGGACCGCGCGGACTTCATCGGACGCGGACGCACCGTGGAGCATCCGCAAGCCATGGACCATGCCGCAATGCTTTCGGGGCGCTCCGGCTCGGTGCTCGATGCGGCCGTGTCGATTCGTTATCCGCTTGAGCTTGAACCTGGTGAAACCGTTGTCGTGCGTTGGCTTTGCGGCGTGGCGCAAACACGCAAAGTCTGCCTGCAAGACATCGAGCGATATCGGAGTGGAGCCGCTGCTGACCAAATTCTTGTGGACGCGGCAAAGCGCGGACGCGAAACCCTGCATCGGCTGGCTATGAGCGAAGGCGATGTGCAGTTGTATGCGGGGCTTGCCAGTTCGCTGATTTATGCCAACGCATCCATGCGTGCAGGCCCGGGCATCATCGCGAGCAACAACCAGGGACAATCGGCACTATGGGCGCATTCGATTTCTGGCGATTTGCCGATCGCGCTGTTGCAGGTGAAGTGCCCGTCGCAGGGTGATGTGGTCAGAGAGTTCGTTCAGGCCCATGCGTATTGGCGATGGCATGGCCTGAAGGTGGACACGGTCTTTCTGTGTGAAAGTGACCGCGGTACCGTGAGCCTGGCGGATCTGCAGGCGCTGCTCCTGCGTTCGAGCAGTGCTTGCAACACGGCTGAATTGATGAATCAACCGGGCGGGCTATGGTTGCGAGACGCCAAAGACGTGTCCCCGTCAGACCGCGTCCTTTTGCAAACGGCGTCGCGCATCGTGATGCACGATGGCGACGGCTCTTTGTCGCAGCAGCTCGCCCGCCGAAGTGCGACCAAAGCTCCAGCGCCATCCGCGGCCGATCGTCATGCGGGCAATGCCGACGACGCGACAAAGCCTTCGCTACCGGCGCCTGCGCACGATCTGTTGCTCATGGACTGCGGCTTGGGCGGGTTCAGCGCCGATGGGCGTGAGTACGTCATCACGGTCAAGCCGGGGCAGATGACGCCCGCGCCGTGGATCAATGTGCTGGCGAATCCGTCATTCGGCAGTCTCATTTCGGAGAGCGGCAGCGCAAACACCTGGAGCGAGAACGCACAGACATATCGCCTCACCCCGTGGTCGAACGATCCTGTTGGCGATGCCAACACCGAGGCGTATTACATCCGCGACGAAGACAATGGCCAGTTCTGGTCCCCCACGTTGCTGCCCACGCCAGGAGCCGCACCCTACGTGACACGGCACGGCTTCGGCTACAGCGTGTTTGGGCACAGCGAGCATGGCATCGACTCGGAACTCATCGTGTATGTGGCCATCGACGCACCGATCAAATTCGCCGCGCTGAAGCTGCACAACACATCGACCGTGGTTCGACGGCTCTCGGTGACGGCCTATGTGGAGTGGGTGCTGGGCGATGAGCATGCGAAAACCCGCATGTTTGTGGGAACAGCAATCGCTGCTGGCAGCGGCGCGATATTCGCCCGCAACCCCTACAACACCGATTTCGCGGGCCGGGTTGCATTTCTGGATGTTGACGGCATCGCCAAAGCCACCGTATGTGGTGACCGCCAGGCCTTTCTCGGGCGCAACGGCACTCTGCGCAATCCAGCTGCCATGTCACAACCGCTGCTCGGCGGAGCCGTCGGCTTCGCGCTCGACCCATGCGCGGCCATCCGTGTGCCGCAGACATTGGCCCCGGGGCAAACCTGCGAGCTCATTTTCCGACTCGGTGCGGCCGAGAGTGATGCGGTGGCCGCCAGTCTTGTGCACCGCTGGCGTGGAGCCGCCGCAGCGCACGATGCGCTCGATGCGGTGAAGCAGCACTGGGCGCTGACGCTGGGCGCCGTGCAGGTGGAAACACCCGACCCAGCGCTGGATGTCCTCGTCAACGGCTGGCTGGTCTATCAGGTGCTTGCTTGCCGCCTCTGGGGGCGCACGGCGTTTTATCAGTCAAGTGGAGCCTTCGGCTTTCGTGATCAATTGCAGGATGTGATGGCCTTGGTTCATGCCACCCCTGACTTGGTGCGCGAGCACTTGCTGCGCAGTGCCTCCCGGCAGTTTCCCGAAGGCGATGTTCAGCACTGGTGGCATCCACCGGCAGGCCGCGGCATCCGCACGCGCTGCTCGGATGACGCCCTTTGGCTCCCGCTGGCGACATGTCGCTATGTCGAGGTCACGGGTGACCACGCTGTGCTGGATGTCATCGTGCCATTCATCGACGGCGCGGCCCTCAAGCCTGATGCGGTGTCCGACTACGCATTGCCCACAAGGTCCGAGCAAACGGCAAGTCTGTACACCCATTGCGTGCGTGCCATTGAGCATGGCTCGCGCTTCGGCGAGCATGGCTTGCCGCTCATGGGCTCGGGTGACTGGAACGACGGGATGAATCTGGTGGGCGTGCGTGGGAAGGGCGAAAGCGTATGGCTCGGCTTCTTCCTGCACACCGTTCTCTCACAGTTCGGCGATATCGCGCGGCGGCGTGGTGACGCCAAATTCGCCAGCCATTGCGCAAGCGAGGCCACGCGTCTGCGCGATGCTATCGAACAACAATGCTGGGACGGAGACTGGTACCGTCGTGGTTGGTTCGATGACGGCTCACCGCTTGGCACGTCGAGCAATGCCGAGTGTCAGATCGACTCCATCGCTCAAAGCTGGGCCGTGTTGTCTGGGGCAGCGCAAGCGACGCGCGCGCGGCGCGCCATGCACGCTGTGGATACCCGGCTCGTGCGTCGCGACGCCGCCTTGATCGAGCTGCTGGCCCCGCCCTTCAATCACTCTGACCCGAGCCCCGGCTACATCCAGGGCTATGTCGGCGGTGTGCGCGAAAACGGTGGCCAGTACACGCACGGCGCGGTCTGGGTGGCCATGGCGTGTGCCGCGCTTGGTGATGCCGATCGGGCCTGGGAGCTGTTCAACATGCTCAATCCCATTCAGCATGCCAACTCGCCAAAGGCCATTGCGGTCTACAAAACAGAACCTTATGTCATGGCCTCTGACGTCTACGCCTGCGCACCCCACATTGGCCGTGGCGGATGGACCTGGTACACGGGTTCGGCCGGTTGGATGTACCGCTTCATCGTCGAATCGCTGCTCGGTCTGCAACGCGTGGGCAACCGGCTGCGCTTCGCTCCCCGCATGCCGCAAAGCTGGACTTCATTCAAGGTGCATTACCGCTATCTGAAAACAACCTATCACATCACGCTGAAAAAGGCGGCTGCGAGCGAAGGCGAGCCAAGGTTGTCCCTCGACGGGGTTGATCGACCAGGAGTAGTCCTTGTATTGCTTGATGATGGTCTGGAACACAGGGTCAGCGTGCAATGTCCAACTCAGGAAGAACCCCACTAG
- a CDS encoding TetR/AcrR family transcriptional regulator gives MNGSQSPRRTYRSPLRQEQAARSRERIFMAAQTYLESHDIETLTLRQVAQLAGVSPPTVYAYFPSMDDLVAAFFHWMKERVGLDQPLPGVAELPDVPGRRFPLYEQHARLLCNLMNRPSWDRARLDDRTQRHQVWLEGLRADMPGTSDTALRLGARAIFAFWSPTLWRWMKETCGFTPEESERVARWAVRALADALKRDPAALEAPSSPTPSDERTNR, from the coding sequence ATGAACGGATCGCAAAGCCCTAGGCGGACCTATCGCAGCCCCTTGCGCCAGGAGCAGGCGGCGCGTTCCCGCGAGCGCATTTTCATGGCGGCGCAGACCTATCTGGAAAGCCACGACATCGAAACTCTGACCCTGCGTCAGGTAGCCCAGCTCGCCGGCGTATCGCCGCCGACGGTCTACGCCTATTTCCCCAGCATGGACGATCTTGTCGCCGCCTTCTTTCACTGGATGAAGGAGCGCGTCGGCCTGGATCAGCCGCTCCCCGGCGTGGCCGAGCTGCCGGACGTTCCCGGCCGGCGCTTCCCGCTCTACGAGCAGCATGCGCGGCTGCTGTGCAATCTGATGAACCGGCCCTCCTGGGACCGGGCGCGGCTCGACGATCGGACGCAGCGGCACCAGGTCTGGCTCGAGGGGCTGCGCGCCGACATGCCGGGCACATCGGACACCGCGTTGCGCCTGGGCGCGCGCGCCATCTTCGCCTTCTGGAGCCCCACCCTCTGGCGCTGGATGAAGGAGACTTGCGGCTTCACCCCCGAAGAATCCGAACGGGTCGCGCGCTGGGCGGTGCGGGCGCTGGCCGACGCGCTAAAGCGCGACCCTGCAGCGCTGGAGGCCCCTTCTTCCCCTACCCCCTCCGACGAAAGGACCAACCGATGA
- a CDS encoding DUF4007 family protein produces the protein MILSSRIDRMGEKTSSEGVTAHFSGHETFPLRQMWLKKVYDRADSFDYIHKTTFTNEDAIAEFGVGKNMVASIRHWALACNVITEEGAPAGSYVITDHAKAVLADQGFDPYAENPTTAWYAHWWLAGRGHRATTWRWLFNFVTSPTFSREDLEAPLAEYARSLDPNRKLSMATISRDIETCIRGYRATINAP, from the coding sequence GTGATCCTCTCCAGTAGAATCGACCGAATGGGGGAAAAAACATCATCCGAAGGCGTAACGGCCCACTTTTCAGGGCATGAGACGTTCCCTCTGCGCCAAATGTGGCTCAAAAAAGTCTACGACCGCGCCGATTCGTTCGACTACATCCACAAAACCACCTTCACCAATGAAGACGCCATCGCCGAGTTCGGCGTCGGCAAGAACATGGTTGCATCGATCCGCCATTGGGCGCTCGCATGCAATGTCATCACCGAGGAGGGAGCCCCCGCAGGCTCTTACGTTATCACTGACCACGCCAAGGCCGTTTTGGCTGACCAAGGCTTCGACCCCTATGCGGAAAACCCCACGACGGCTTGGTATGCGCATTGGTGGCTAGCAGGGCGTGGGCACCGCGCCACCACATGGCGGTGGCTATTCAATTTCGTGACTTCGCCCACCTTTTCACGCGAGGACCTTGAAGCCCCCTTGGCCGAATACGCCCGCTCTCTCGACCCCAACCGAAAACTCTCGATGGCGACGATTTCGCGCGACATCGAGACTTGCATCCGAGGCTATCGCGCCACTATCAACGCTCCATAA